In Idiomarina sp. PL1-037, a single genomic region encodes these proteins:
- the lepA gene encoding translation elongation factor 4 yields the protein MPNRAFKQSNIRNFSIIAHIDHGKSTLSDRLIQHCGGLTDREMAEQVLDSMDLERERGITIKAQSVTLYYTAKDGETYQLNFIDTPGHVDFSYEVSRSLAGCEGALLVVDAAQGVEAQTLANCYTAIEMDLEVVPVLNKIDLPQADAMGVAQEIEDIVGIEAVDAVQCSAKTGIGIDDVLERIVRQIPAPKGEPEEPLQALIIDSWFDNYQGVVSLVRVRNGTLRAGEKMTVMSTGQSYQIDKVGYFDPKPHETGILHTGEVGYVISGIKDILGAPVGDTLTNTKSPAKEPVPGFKKVKPQVYAGMFPISSEDYESFRDALGKLSLNDASLFYEPENSAALGFGFRCGFLGMLHMEIIQERLEREYNIDLITTAPTVVYEVEKTDGSMVKVDNPVNLPPVNDIETIYEPIVEANILVPQEFLGNVITLCVDKRGVQTAMAYHGKQVAVTYELPMAEVVMDFFDRLKSTSRGYASLDYQFKKFEPADMVRVDILINGDRVDALAMITHRDHAEGRGRMLVDKMRELIPRQMFDIAIQATIGNHVIARSTVKQLRKNVTAKCYGGDVSRKKKLLQKQKEGKKRMKNLGNVEVPQEAFLAVLKVGK from the coding sequence ATGCCGAATAGGGCGTTCAAGCAAAGTAATATTCGTAATTTCTCGATAATCGCTCACATTGATCACGGTAAGTCGACTTTGTCGGATCGTCTGATTCAGCATTGTGGCGGACTGACTGACCGTGAGATGGCTGAGCAAGTACTTGATTCCATGGATTTGGAGCGTGAGCGGGGTATTACGATTAAAGCACAGAGCGTAACCCTTTATTACACGGCTAAAGATGGCGAAACCTATCAGTTAAACTTCATCGATACTCCAGGGCACGTTGACTTCTCTTATGAAGTCTCGCGTTCACTGGCGGGTTGTGAAGGTGCGCTGCTGGTTGTTGATGCAGCTCAGGGTGTTGAAGCGCAGACTTTGGCAAACTGTTACACCGCTATCGAAATGGACTTAGAAGTTGTTCCGGTACTGAACAAAATTGACCTGCCGCAGGCCGATGCAATGGGCGTGGCGCAGGAAATAGAAGATATTGTCGGGATTGAAGCGGTGGACGCGGTTCAGTGCTCGGCGAAAACCGGTATTGGTATCGATGACGTGCTTGAACGCATTGTCCGGCAGATACCGGCGCCTAAGGGTGAGCCAGAAGAACCATTACAGGCACTGATTATTGACTCCTGGTTTGATAATTACCAGGGCGTTGTTTCTCTGGTTCGCGTGCGCAACGGAACGTTACGTGCTGGTGAGAAAATGACAGTAATGTCCACTGGTCAGTCGTATCAAATTGATAAGGTCGGCTATTTTGATCCAAAGCCTCACGAAACCGGTATTTTGCACACCGGCGAGGTAGGCTATGTTATTTCGGGCATTAAAGACATTCTGGGCGCCCCGGTCGGCGACACCCTAACCAACACGAAGAGCCCGGCAAAAGAACCGGTGCCAGGTTTTAAAAAAGTAAAACCTCAGGTTTACGCCGGCATGTTCCCAATCAGCTCAGAGGACTACGAATCGTTTCGCGATGCTTTGGGTAAATTGTCCTTAAATGACGCGTCGCTTTTTTATGAGCCGGAGAATTCTGCGGCACTTGGCTTTGGTTTCCGTTGTGGTTTCCTTGGTATGCTGCACATGGAAATTATTCAGGAACGCTTGGAACGTGAGTACAACATAGACCTGATTACCACGGCGCCAACGGTTGTTTACGAAGTTGAAAAAACTGATGGCAGCATGGTGAAAGTTGATAACCCGGTTAATTTACCACCGGTTAACGATATTGAAACCATTTACGAACCTATCGTAGAAGCCAATATTCTGGTTCCGCAGGAGTTTTTGGGTAATGTGATTACCTTATGTGTTGATAAGCGTGGTGTACAAACGGCTATGGCTTATCACGGTAAACAAGTTGCGGTAACTTACGAACTGCCTATGGCGGAAGTGGTCATGGACTTCTTTGACCGGTTGAAATCGACCAGTCGTGGTTACGCTTCACTGGATTATCAGTTCAAGAAATTTGAACCTGCGGACATGGTTCGTGTCGATATACTAATTAACGGTGACCGGGTAGATGCGCTGGCAATGATCACCCACCGTGATCACGCTGAAGGTCGTGGCCGCATGTTAGTGGATAAAATGCGTGAGTTAATTCCACGACAAATGTTTGATATTGCCATTCAGGCGACCATTGGCAACCATGTTATTGCGCGCTCGACGGTCAAGCAGCTGCGTAAAAACGTAACCGCTAAGTGTTATGGCGGTGATGTTAGTCGTAAGAAGAAGCTTTTACAAAAACAAAAAGAGGGTAAAAAGCGCATGAAGAACCTGGGTAACGTAGAAGTACCTCAGGAAGCCTTCCTTGCGGTTTTAAAAGTAGGCAAGTAG
- the lepB gene encoding signal peptidase I translates to MANYFSIILTIITVLSGLLWLYDARVLKPKRKAVIAEVETKTTKALTEQQIDTLAPQPKLMELSESIFPVIALVLVVRTLLYEPFQIPSGSMMPTLLKGDFILVEKFSYGIKDPVFQETLVDTSMPERGDIAVFKYPEEPNIDYIKRIIGLPGDRIIYRDKSLYIQPACAIGEKDCEEMKVISTTLKEDGEYFSGSSPLRTYAEQLGDVNHEILIDPRVAPRTMLYFNQPGTQKDEWVVPEGQYFAMGDNRDNSRDSRYWGFVDEELLVGRAVFIWMSFEMDRSSDSWLPSWVPTGVRFERLGSIE, encoded by the coding sequence ATGGCCAATTATTTTTCAATTATTTTAACCATAATTACGGTTCTGTCCGGGTTGTTATGGCTTTACGATGCGCGGGTATTGAAGCCAAAGCGTAAAGCGGTTATTGCTGAGGTTGAGACAAAAACAACCAAGGCTTTAACCGAACAGCAGATTGACACTCTGGCGCCTCAGCCTAAATTGATGGAGCTGAGCGAGTCTATTTTTCCGGTTATTGCTTTAGTACTGGTGGTACGTACTTTGCTGTACGAGCCGTTCCAGATACCGTCAGGATCAATGATGCCAACCTTGCTGAAGGGCGACTTTATTCTGGTAGAAAAGTTTTCCTACGGCATTAAAGACCCAGTTTTTCAGGAAACCCTGGTAGATACCTCAATGCCGGAACGCGGTGATATTGCGGTATTTAAATATCCGGAAGAGCCAAATATAGATTATATAAAGCGCATTATTGGTTTACCCGGTGACCGTATTATTTACCGTGATAAGTCGCTTTATATTCAGCCGGCTTGTGCCATTGGCGAGAAAGATTGCGAAGAAATGAAAGTGATATCCACCACGTTAAAAGAAGATGGTGAGTATTTCTCTGGTTCGTCGCCTTTACGCACGTATGCCGAGCAGTTAGGTGACGTAAACCACGAAATTCTTATCGACCCACGTGTTGCGCCGCGCACCATGCTTTATTTTAATCAGCCGGGCACACAGAAAGATGAATGGGTAGTGCCGGAAGGCCAGTATTTTGCTATGGGTGATAACCGCGACAATTCTCGTGACAGCCGCTACTGGGGCTTTGTTGACGAAGAGCTGCTGGTTGGCAGAGCGGTATTCATCTGGATGAGTTTTGAAATGGATCGCAGTAGCGATAGTTGGTTGCCGTCGTGGGTTCCTACGGGAGTTCGATTTGAAAGGCTAGGGAGTATTGAGTGA
- the rnc gene encoding ribonuclease III, with protein sequence MSLPKPPLTELEKIVGHSFEKQDLLHQAMTHRSASSTHNERLEFLGDSILGLVIAEALYQKFPKVAEGDLSRMRAAIVCGRSLAKLGKKMGLGDFLSLGQGELKSGGYRRESILADAVEAIIGAIYLDSDMDTIRQVILNWFEPQLTLIEPGTSQKDPKTRLQELLQSRQKPLPEYDVVATQGQAHNQQFTVNCSVEGIESPFKGTGTSRRKAEQAAATAALEHLQESA encoded by the coding sequence GTGAGTTTGCCCAAACCACCTTTAACGGAACTGGAAAAAATTGTTGGTCATAGTTTTGAAAAGCAGGATTTACTGCATCAGGCAATGACCCACCGTAGTGCTTCATCAACGCACAATGAACGTCTGGAGTTTCTGGGCGATTCTATTTTAGGTCTGGTGATAGCTGAAGCTTTGTATCAAAAGTTTCCCAAAGTAGCAGAAGGCGATTTAAGCCGTATGCGCGCTGCTATAGTTTGTGGTCGTTCTTTGGCGAAGCTGGGTAAGAAAATGGGGCTGGGCGATTTTTTGTCGCTAGGTCAGGGCGAGTTAAAAAGCGGTGGTTATCGTCGTGAGTCCATTCTTGCCGATGCAGTAGAAGCCATTATTGGTGCCATTTATCTGGACAGTGACATGGATACCATTCGGCAAGTCATTCTTAACTGGTTTGAGCCCCAGTTAACCTTGATTGAGCCCGGAACCAGCCAGAAAGATCCAAAAACACGCCTGCAGGAGTTACTGCAGTCGCGTCAGAAGCCTTTACCTGAGTACGACGTGGTCGCTACGCAAGGGCAGGCGCATAATCAACAATTTACCGTAAACTGTTCTGTAGAAGGTATCGAAAGTCCTTTTAAAGGCACAGGTACCAGCCGCCGTAAAGCCGAACAGGCTGCAGCAACGGCCGCATTAGAACATTTGCAGGAGAGCGCATGA
- the era gene encoding GTPase Era — protein MTLDIELDENKHSGFVAIVGRPNVGKSTLINRLLGQKISITSNKPQTTRHRILGVDTDDGCQAIYVDTPGMHKEEPRAINRVMNQTASSALKDVDLVLFVVENLKWLEDDKMVLEKVQRSKVPVVLLVNKVDQLKDKERLLPHLQWLNEQHKFDAILPISATHGDNVDELRKIVRSHLQPGYHYYPEDYVTDRSVRFMAAEIVREKLMRFTGEELPYETTVEIEQFGQSEKGTTHIHALILVEREAQKRMIIGQGGSKLKTIGTEARRDLEKLLDNKVMMKLWVKVKSGWSDDERALKSLGYRED, from the coding sequence ATGACGCTGGATATAGAACTGGACGAGAATAAACACAGCGGCTTCGTCGCCATTGTTGGTCGTCCGAATGTGGGAAAATCCACACTGATTAACCGGTTGCTGGGGCAGAAAATCAGCATTACCTCGAATAAGCCTCAGACTACCCGCCACCGTATTTTAGGTGTAGACACCGACGATGGCTGTCAGGCCATTTATGTCGATACGCCGGGTATGCACAAAGAAGAACCTCGTGCCATAAACCGCGTGATGAACCAGACTGCTTCCTCTGCGTTAAAAGATGTAGACTTAGTGCTGTTCGTGGTTGAAAACTTAAAGTGGTTAGAAGACGACAAAATGGTGCTGGAGAAAGTTCAGCGCAGTAAAGTGCCGGTAGTGTTATTGGTTAATAAAGTTGACCAACTGAAAGATAAAGAACGTTTATTACCGCACTTGCAGTGGTTGAATGAGCAGCACAAGTTTGATGCCATTTTGCCCATATCGGCAACACACGGCGATAATGTTGACGAGCTGAGAAAAATTGTTCGCTCGCATTTGCAGCCGGGCTACCACTATTATCCTGAAGACTACGTAACCGACCGTTCTGTACGCTTTATGGCGGCAGAAATTGTGCGTGAAAAACTTATGCGTTTTACCGGCGAGGAGCTGCCGTATGAAACGACAGTAGAAATTGAGCAGTTTGGTCAGTCTGAAAAAGGCACCACTCACATTCATGCCTTAATACTGGTAGAGCGCGAAGCGCAGAAACGGATGATTATCGGGCAGGGTGGTAGTAAACTGAAAACTATAGGCACCGAAGCCCGGCGCGATTTAGAAAAACTGCTGGACAACAAAGTCATGATGAAACTTTGGGTTAAGGTAAAATCTGGTTGGTCGGACGACGAGCGAGCGTTGAAAAGTCTGGGCTACCGGGAAGATTAA
- the recO gene encoding DNA repair protein RecO: MAQRALVLHRWDYQETSLILDLFTEDKGRVRVVAKGAKRPKSPWRGLAQPFMPLLAEFQGRSDLKTLTLLEPQQPTQELRLQGDKLYSGFYLNELIQRLVPAEAEAPELFESYLSALQNMTNSERVEPALRQFEWQLLQHLGAAFDWHYDADTGHVLSDSKWCYFIPDHGFVTQARDNQQRAYSVADIQKLAAWDVDDESRLRLLKYIMRDALAVYLGDKPLRSRELFRGTKRQ, from the coding sequence GTGGCGCAGCGGGCACTGGTGTTGCATCGTTGGGACTATCAGGAAACCAGTCTCATTCTGGATCTGTTCACTGAAGATAAAGGACGGGTCCGGGTGGTGGCAAAAGGCGCTAAGCGTCCGAAAAGCCCCTGGCGCGGTTTAGCACAACCTTTTATGCCACTGTTGGCCGAGTTTCAGGGGCGCAGCGATTTAAAAACTTTAACCTTGCTGGAACCGCAGCAGCCAACCCAAGAACTGCGGTTGCAGGGCGATAAACTTTACAGTGGCTTTTACCTCAATGAGTTAATTCAACGGCTGGTGCCGGCAGAAGCTGAAGCGCCCGAGCTTTTTGAAAGCTATTTGTCAGCCTTACAAAACATGACCAACAGCGAGCGTGTAGAGCCTGCTTTGCGTCAGTTTGAATGGCAGTTATTGCAGCATTTAGGAGCGGCATTTGACTGGCATTATGACGCCGATACCGGTCATGTGCTGTCCGACTCGAAGTGGTGCTATTTTATTCCCGATCATGGCTTTGTGACCCAAGCCAGAGACAATCAACAACGAGCATACTCGGTGGCGGATATTCAAAAACTGGCCGCGTGGGATGTTGACGACGAAAGCCGCTTAAGACTGCTAAAATATATTATGCGTGATGCCTTAGCGGTTTATTTAGGTGACAAACCGCTGCGCAGTCGTGAACTGTTCCGTGGCACTAAGCGTCAGTGA
- the pdxJ gene encoding pyridoxine 5'-phosphate synthase, whose translation MKGLRLGVNIDHVATLRNARGVRYPDPVAAAAIAEQAGADGITIHLREDRRHITDRDVAMLKQTLNVPMNLEMAVTEEMLDIAIKTQPTYSCLVPEKRQELTTEGGLNVAGQLETITDATRRLSDAGIQVSLFIDADHEQIDAAKKAGAPIVELHTGQYAEAETEEQRTVELARLMEASEYAHSIGLQVNVGHGLHYHNTLEVAEIPQVCELNIGHSIIARAVLVGLDQAVRDMRNILDKAR comes from the coding sequence ATGAAAGGTTTACGCCTGGGCGTTAACATTGACCACGTGGCCACGTTGCGTAACGCACGTGGAGTTCGTTATCCCGACCCGGTAGCTGCGGCAGCTATTGCCGAACAAGCTGGTGCCGACGGCATTACCATTCATTTGCGTGAAGACCGCCGCCATATTACTGACCGCGACGTTGCCATGCTGAAGCAAACACTGAACGTGCCTATGAATCTGGAAATGGCGGTTACTGAAGAAATGCTCGATATAGCGATAAAAACGCAGCCTACCTACAGTTGTCTGGTACCTGAAAAACGCCAGGAACTGACTACGGAAGGTGGCCTGAATGTTGCTGGTCAGTTAGAAACCATTACCGATGCCACTCGTCGCTTAAGCGATGCGGGTATCCAGGTTTCTTTATTTATTGATGCTGACCACGAGCAAATAGATGCCGCTAAAAAAGCCGGTGCACCCATTGTGGAATTGCACACCGGGCAATACGCGGAGGCCGAAACTGAAGAGCAGCGTACCGTTGAACTGGCACGCTTAATGGAAGCGTCAGAATACGCGCATTCCATTGGTTTACAGGTGAATGTGGGGCACGGTCTGCACTATCACAACACATTAGAAGTGGCGGAAATTCCGCAAGTTTGTGAATTAAATATTGGTCATTCGATTATTGCCCGTGCGGTATTGGTTGGCTTGGATCAGGCTGTGCGCGATATGCGCAATATTTTAGATAAGGCACGCTAA
- the acpS gene encoding holo-ACP synthase: protein MAIWGLGTDIVEVARIEQSLARGNSLVKRVLTTKEQEEMTASVDEAAFLAKRFAAKEACSKAFGRGISAGLSFQHMQVVHNEYGKPEWHFTETAAQWVKEQGITGSHLSISDEKHYAVATVILETD, encoded by the coding sequence ATGGCAATTTGGGGCTTAGGTACTGACATTGTTGAAGTAGCCCGTATAGAGCAGTCGTTAGCGCGTGGCAACAGTTTAGTGAAACGCGTGTTAACAACAAAAGAGCAGGAAGAAATGACAGCCTCGGTTGATGAAGCTGCTTTTCTGGCCAAACGCTTTGCTGCCAAAGAAGCCTGCTCCAAGGCTTTTGGTCGTGGTATTTCCGCCGGATTGTCTTTTCAGCATATGCAGGTAGTACATAACGAATACGGTAAACCTGAATGGCATTTCACCGAAACCGCGGCACAATGGGTAAAAGAGCAGGGCATCACCGGCAGTCATTTATCCATTAGTGACGAAAAGCACTACGCGGTAGCAACGGTTATTTTAGAAACAGACTAG
- the rlmD gene encoding 23S rRNA (uracil(1939)-C(5))-methyltransferase RlmD: protein MAQFFKPQKRNKSVSKTLKGQVSALDHQARAVVRAAVKGQPTRFIMGALPGEIIEYKTAGKHSGHLERILEPSSDRREAPCQYYASCGGCDFQHIDEQKQLAHKRQVVEELFQKFGVFNPQTSSLPWQEPLISEPMRYRRRVRLATRWLGKEQKLLIGFREAQSHHIVAIHDCLVADEILLQRVNALYPLLNTSAVASKLGHIEAINTNTPIILLRITEALPGDAMQALQKWQTANKTNIWLQSENDLQPLAGAAMPFDTSIDGDKLYFQPGDFLQVNGGINQRMVQQAMDWLKPEKTQRVYDFFAGIGNFSLPLARRAKSVLAVEGVYRMAEQTRINAENNGMDNLSSLSADLNEITASDLGEPADLWCLDPARPGAEGVVKLLHKLKPEHRPQRILYVSCAPDTLARDIAGMLSESKGCNYRIIGLSTVDMFVQTHHIETMVCLERAS, encoded by the coding sequence ATGGCGCAATTTTTTAAGCCGCAAAAGCGCAATAAGTCCGTAAGTAAAACCCTAAAAGGTCAGGTGTCAGCACTTGACCATCAGGCGCGTGCGGTTGTACGTGCAGCCGTAAAAGGTCAGCCCACCCGTTTTATTATGGGCGCCTTGCCGGGCGAGATCATAGAGTACAAAACTGCGGGCAAACACAGTGGTCATTTAGAGCGTATTCTGGAGCCCAGTAGCGACCGTCGTGAAGCGCCTTGTCAGTATTATGCTAGCTGTGGAGGTTGCGACTTTCAGCACATAGACGAGCAAAAACAGCTGGCTCATAAGCGGCAAGTGGTGGAAGAGCTGTTTCAGAAGTTCGGCGTATTTAATCCCCAAACCAGCAGTCTGCCGTGGCAGGAACCGCTGATTAGCGAACCGATGCGTTACCGTCGCAGAGTGAGGCTGGCAACGCGCTGGCTGGGCAAGGAGCAAAAGCTGCTGATTGGCTTCAGAGAAGCACAAAGCCACCATATTGTCGCCATACATGACTGCCTGGTAGCCGATGAAATTCTGCTGCAACGCGTCAATGCCCTATACCCTTTATTAAATACATCGGCTGTTGCCAGCAAGCTCGGTCATATTGAGGCTATTAATACCAATACCCCTATTATTTTGCTGCGTATCACGGAAGCGCTGCCGGGTGACGCCATGCAGGCGTTGCAGAAGTGGCAAACGGCCAATAAAACCAATATTTGGTTACAGAGCGAGAACGATCTGCAGCCTTTAGCTGGTGCAGCAATGCCTTTTGATACCAGCATTGACGGTGACAAACTGTATTTTCAGCCGGGTGACTTCCTACAAGTTAACGGCGGTATTAACCAGCGCATGGTGCAACAGGCTATGGACTGGCTGAAGCCAGAAAAAACACAGCGCGTGTATGACTTTTTCGCCGGTATTGGCAACTTCAGTCTGCCTTTGGCGCGCCGGGCAAAATCGGTACTGGCAGTAGAAGGTGTTTACCGCATGGCCGAGCAGACGCGCATTAACGCTGAAAACAACGGCATGGATAACCTGAGTTCACTTAGCGCCGACTTAAACGAAATTACCGCTTCAGACTTAGGTGAGCCCGCCGATTTGTGGTGTTTAGATCCTGCAAGACCGGGGGCTGAAGGTGTGGTGAAGTTGCTGCATAAGCTGAAGCCCGAACACAGACCACAGCGCATTTTGTATGTTTCCTGCGCACCGGATACTTTGGCGCGGGATATTGCCGGCATGCTAAGCGAAAGCAAAGGTTGCAATTACCGCATAATTGGCCTGAGTACAGTTGACATGTTTGTGCAAACCCATCACATTGAAACTATGGTTTGTCTGGAGAGAGCGTCGTAA